The Alkalinema sp. FACHB-956 genome segment TTTAGTCCAGGACAAAAAAAAGGAAGCCTTAGCTGCACCTGTGATTGGCCGTAGTGCAGACCATTGGTGGGAGCAGTTGATCCTAGGGCGCGGCCTTAAGGATGGGGTGCAACTCAATAGTGTGGTGATGGCCCCTGGGGGAGTGGTCGGGCGAGTCAGTCAAGTCAGTGACCATGCCAGCCGAGTTGTCCTCTTGAGCAATGCGGCCAACCAGGTGGGCGTTACCGTCAGTCGCAGCCGTGCAACGGGCTACATGAAGGGGCAAACGGGCCAAAATGCAGGCACCCAAGTCATTATGCAGTTTTTTGATAAGGTTCCCGATGTCCGCAAGGGCGACACTGTGGTGACTTCGGCCTTTAGTAGCAAATTTCCTGAGGGCTTGCCCGTGGGGCGGATCGAGTCGATCGACCTCAGCAAAAGTCCAGCCCCCGAGGCCATCATCCAACTGACTGCACCAATCAGTTCCTTAGAATGGGTCGTGGTCTCTCCCCCCAACGCCATCAACCCAGCAGATA includes the following:
- the mreC gene encoding rod shape-determining protein MreC is translated as MVPFTRPKVVQPRTSLRMFTVRRWWERFGTQTLLIGLAIGTAAIVRQTQGAWLMETYQWFSRPFQGDPNQAALQLENAQVLELQQRLIELQNRNQRLEELLGLVQDKKKEALAAPVIGRSADHWWEQLILGRGLKDGVQLNSVVMAPGGVVGRVSQVSDHASRVVLLSNAANQVGVTVSRSRATGYMKGQTGQNAGTQVIMQFFDKVPDVRKGDTVVTSAFSSKFPEGLPVGRIESIDLSKSPAPEAIIQLTAPISSLEWVVVSPPNAINPADTLPTPEPSPTSSFSPSPSPSVQP